The following proteins come from a genomic window of Aggregicoccus sp. 17bor-14:
- a CDS encoding nucleotide exchange factor GrpE yields MHDSDNSPPQPTPVEDRRRFDMNGNLREEAAGQQQPQAGEDPERQRLAEELAASRKRVDELARAYQALSQDREEFKQRLTRERERMLDVERGKVATTLLEAIDELDRSLAASGNDTGPLAQGVRLIRDGLVAKVQSTGIERIDVVGKPFDPNTAEATDMELTASPDEDHKVVAEVRAGYRMKDRVIRPARVKVAKYVPPAQA; encoded by the coding sequence ACGACTCCGACAACAGCCCGCCGCAGCCCACGCCGGTCGAGGACCGGCGCCGCTTCGACATGAACGGCAACCTCCGCGAGGAGGCCGCCGGCCAGCAGCAGCCCCAAGCGGGCGAGGACCCCGAGCGCCAGCGCCTCGCCGAGGAGCTCGCCGCGAGCCGCAAGCGCGTGGACGAGCTCGCGCGCGCCTACCAGGCCCTCTCGCAGGACCGGGAGGAGTTCAAGCAGCGCCTCACCCGCGAGCGCGAGCGCATGCTGGACGTGGAGCGCGGCAAGGTGGCCACCACGCTGCTCGAGGCGATCGACGAGCTGGACCGCAGCCTCGCCGCGAGCGGCAACGACACGGGCCCGCTCGCGCAGGGCGTGCGCCTCATCCGCGACGGCCTCGTCGCCAAGGTGCAGAGCACCGGCATCGAGCGCATCGACGTGGTGGGCAAGCCCTTCGACCCGAACACCGCCGAGGCCACCGACATGGAGCTCACCGCGAGCCCCGACGAGGACCACAAGGTGGTGGCCGAGGTGCGCGCGGGCTACCGGATGAAGGACCGCGTGATCCGCCCGGCCCGGGTGAAGGTGGCCAAGTACGTGCCCCCCGCGCAGGCCTGA
- the thiC gene encoding phosphomethylpyrimidine synthase ThiC → MSGATGNAGNKGASRSLRVDGSVLEGISRGPLPGSRKVYVPGVLHPEVRVPLREISQTPTRHHGQAQEAGTPNPPVYVYDSSGPYTDPAAPIDLRAGLPALREPWILARKDTEALAGVSSEYGRAREADPRLNGLRFAHRRAPRVARAGSNVSQMHYARKGIITPEMEFVALRENQRLDASLAAQHPGHSWGASIPRTITPEFVRDEIARGRAIIPANINHLELEPMIIGRNFLVKINANIGNSAVTSSIEEEVEKMVWSIRWGADTVMDLSTGRNIHETREWILRNAPVPIGTVPIYQALEKVGGKAEELTWDIFRDTLIEQAEQGVDYFTIHAGVLLRYVPWTAKRVTGIVSRGGSIMAKWCLAHHQENFLYTHFEEICEILKAYDVSFSLGDGLRPGSIADANDRAQFGELETLGELTQIAWKHDVQTMIEGPGHVPMHLIQENMTKQLQHCDEAPFYTLGPLTTDIAPGYDHFTSGIGAAMIGWFGCAMLCYVTPKEHLGLPDRDDVKEGVITYKIAAHAADLAKGHPGAQARDNALSKARFEFRWEDQFNLSLDPERARAFHDETLPAEGAKVAHFCSMCGPQFCSMKITQDVRDYADGLEAQAVREAEAGMARKSEEFKQGGAQLYRSGEGS, encoded by the coding sequence ATGAGTGGAGCGACGGGGAACGCAGGGAACAAAGGCGCGAGCCGCAGTCTGCGGGTGGACGGCAGCGTGCTGGAGGGCATCAGCCGCGGGCCGCTGCCCGGCTCGCGCAAGGTGTACGTGCCGGGCGTGCTGCACCCCGAGGTGCGCGTGCCGCTGCGCGAGATCTCCCAGACGCCCACGCGCCATCACGGCCAGGCGCAGGAGGCGGGGACGCCCAACCCGCCCGTCTACGTCTACGACTCGAGCGGGCCGTACACGGACCCCGCGGCGCCCATCGACCTTCGCGCGGGGCTCCCGGCGCTGCGCGAGCCGTGGATCCTCGCGCGAAAGGACACCGAGGCGCTCGCGGGCGTGAGCAGCGAGTACGGGCGCGCACGCGAGGCGGACCCTCGCCTCAATGGCCTGCGCTTCGCGCACCGCCGCGCGCCGCGGGTGGCGCGCGCGGGGAGCAACGTGAGCCAGATGCACTACGCGCGCAAGGGCATCATCACGCCGGAGATGGAGTTCGTGGCGCTGCGCGAGAACCAGCGCCTGGACGCGAGCCTCGCCGCGCAGCACCCGGGCCACTCCTGGGGCGCGAGCATCCCGCGCACCATCACCCCCGAGTTCGTGCGCGACGAGATCGCGCGCGGCCGCGCCATCATCCCCGCGAACATCAACCACCTGGAGCTCGAGCCGATGATCATCGGCCGCAACTTCCTGGTGAAGATCAACGCGAACATCGGCAACTCCGCCGTGACCTCCTCCATCGAGGAGGAGGTCGAGAAGATGGTGTGGAGCATCCGCTGGGGCGCGGACACGGTCATGGACCTGTCCACCGGCCGCAACATCCACGAGACCCGCGAGTGGATCCTGCGCAACGCGCCCGTGCCCATCGGCACCGTGCCCATCTACCAGGCGCTCGAGAAGGTGGGCGGCAAGGCCGAGGAGCTCACCTGGGACATCTTCCGCGACACGCTCATCGAGCAGGCGGAGCAGGGCGTGGACTACTTCACCATCCACGCCGGCGTGCTGCTGCGCTACGTGCCGTGGACGGCCAAGCGGGTGACGGGCATCGTGAGCCGCGGCGGCAGCATCATGGCCAAGTGGTGCCTCGCGCATCACCAGGAGAACTTCCTGTACACGCACTTCGAGGAGATCTGCGAGATCCTCAAGGCGTACGACGTGAGCTTCAGCCTCGGTGACGGCCTGCGCCCCGGCTCCATCGCGGACGCGAACGACCGCGCGCAGTTCGGCGAGCTGGAGACGCTCGGCGAGCTGACCCAGATCGCCTGGAAGCACGACGTGCAGACGATGATCGAGGGCCCCGGTCACGTCCCCATGCACCTCATCCAGGAGAACATGACGAAGCAGCTGCAGCACTGCGACGAGGCGCCCTTCTACACGCTGGGGCCCCTCACCACGGACATCGCCCCGGGCTACGATCACTTCACCAGCGGCATCGGCGCCGCGATGATCGGCTGGTTCGGCTGCGCGATGCTCTGCTACGTGACCCCCAAGGAGCACCTGGGCCTGCCGGACCGCGACGACGTGAAGGAGGGCGTCATCACGTACAAGATCGCCGCCCACGCCGCGGACCTGGCCAAGGGCCACCCCGGCGCCCAGGCGCGCGACAACGCCCTGTCCAAGGCCCGCTTCGAGTTCCGCTGGGAGGACCAGTTCAACCTCTCGCTGGACCCGGAGCGCGCCCGCGCCTTCCACGACGAGACGCTGCCCGCGGAAGGAGCCAAGGTCGCGCACTTCTGCTCCATGTGCGGCCCCCAGTTCTGCTCCATGAAGATCACCCAGGACGTGCGCGACTACGCGGACGGGCTCGAGGCCCAGGCTGTACGCGAGGCCGAGGCCGGCATGGCCAGGAAGAGCGAGGAGTTCAAGCAGGGAGGAGCCCAGCTCTACCGCTCGGGCGAGGGAAGCTGA
- a CDS encoding DUF6066 family protein, whose amino-acid sequence MRLALPTALALLLLPLGARAEEDPRFTQLRSGAEAVGGLGSFLEKYVGECEPGAGKACEDKAKAFRKEHDGKRHYLLVGEDSAGMLQPGRFDEGSGELEVNVTPFFPASNYALCQGSPKRTDAKGNPVLGLVRAEGQAPDGWMAGTFQRLFQMRGVRAQVVFVPTGVWSLPKKGGGRIYGVSARIEGIQVQVARTGEPLALWLARGH is encoded by the coding sequence ATGCGCCTCGCCCTGCCCACCGCCCTCGCCCTGCTCCTGCTGCCCCTCGGCGCCCGCGCCGAGGAGGACCCCCGCTTCACCCAGCTGCGCTCGGGCGCCGAGGCCGTGGGCGGCCTGGGCAGCTTCCTGGAGAAGTACGTGGGCGAGTGCGAGCCGGGGGCGGGCAAGGCCTGCGAGGACAAGGCGAAGGCCTTCCGCAAGGAGCACGACGGCAAGCGCCACTACCTGCTGGTGGGCGAGGACTCGGCCGGGATGCTGCAGCCGGGCCGCTTCGACGAGGGCTCGGGGGAGCTCGAGGTGAACGTCACCCCCTTCTTCCCGGCGAGCAACTACGCGCTGTGCCAGGGCTCGCCCAAGCGCACGGACGCGAAGGGCAACCCCGTGCTGGGGCTCGTGCGCGCCGAGGGCCAGGCCCCGGACGGCTGGATGGCCGGCACCTTCCAGCGCCTCTTCCAGATGCGTGGCGTGCGCGCCCAGGTGGTGTTCGTGCCCACCGGCGTGTGGAGCCTCCCCAAGAAGGGCGGCGGGCGCATCTACGGCGTGAGCGCCCGCATCGAGGGCATCCAGGTGCAGGTGGCGCGCACGGGCGAGCCGCTCGCCCTCTGGCTCGCGCGCGGGCACTGA
- a CDS encoding PilZ domain-containing protein: MNEQRPSQSSTERRTHLRFDKVFTVYLSTEEGLTRGIGRNISASGMFVETREPMPLGGRVRITFAGEDGTEMSCLCEVRYQVALSYGRKDGQAGHSRGIGLRIVAYETKDEHPLLLVDRERVMH; encoded by the coding sequence TTGAACGAGCAGCGTCCCAGTCAGAGCAGCACCGAGCGGCGCACGCACCTGCGCTTCGACAAGGTCTTCACGGTCTACCTGTCGACGGAGGAGGGGCTCACGCGGGGAATCGGGCGCAACATCAGCGCGTCCGGCATGTTCGTGGAGACGCGCGAGCCGATGCCGCTGGGCGGCCGGGTGCGCATCACCTTCGCTGGCGAGGACGGCACCGAGATGAGCTGCCTATGCGAGGTGCGCTACCAGGTGGCCCTGAGCTACGGGCGCAAGGACGGGCAGGCCGGCCACAGCCGCGGCATCGGGCTGCGCATCGTGGCGTACGAGACCAAGGACGAGCACCCGCTCTTGTTGGTGGACCGCGAGCGCGTGATGCACTGA
- a CDS encoding trypsin-like peptidase domain-containing protein, translated as MEWLRARVADHAAYARATQAPATPGSTAQLWRERPAGEAALPGFVPPTSLAPLVREVQAGVVNINTVGPRDVVGTATRATGSGFILNADGYVVTNNHVIAKARAIQVRLGDGREFPAEVVGRDPETDVALLKLRASGPQRLPTVFLGDSDRLEVGEWVVAIGNPFGLDHSVAHGMVSAKERILGVGIFDDFIQTDALINPGNSGGPLFNMRGEVVGVNTAIISQGQGIGFAVPINLVKELLPNLRENGRAVRGWLGVSLKNEPSAPGAEGLADTGVAEVETVFRDSPAARAGIRPGDRLVGVNGKATGDYQQLKRRVKLMAPGTEATFTLKRGREVREVRVTIGVPPAQEPLEALQGPGNLDRVGLVVADLPAEAAAAAGYKPFAGVLVVGVTPGGSAQAAGLREGDLVVEVNRKRVRDVAGVRSVLEGASPAADLLLRVQRGDALQYVVLKPS; from the coding sequence ATGGAGTGGCTGCGCGCCCGCGTGGCGGACCACGCGGCGTATGCGCGCGCCACCCAGGCGCCCGCCACCCCCGGGAGCACCGCGCAGCTGTGGCGCGAGCGCCCCGCGGGCGAGGCGGCGCTGCCGGGCTTCGTGCCGCCCACCTCGCTCGCGCCCCTCGTGCGCGAAGTGCAGGCGGGGGTGGTGAACATCAACACCGTGGGGCCCCGGGACGTGGTGGGTACGGCCACGCGCGCCACCGGCTCGGGCTTCATCCTCAACGCGGACGGCTACGTGGTCACGAACAACCACGTCATCGCCAAGGCGCGCGCCATCCAGGTGCGGCTGGGGGACGGGCGCGAGTTCCCCGCCGAGGTGGTGGGGCGCGACCCCGAGACGGACGTGGCGCTGCTCAAGCTGCGCGCGAGCGGCCCGCAGCGCCTGCCCACCGTGTTCCTCGGGGACTCGGACCGGCTCGAGGTGGGCGAGTGGGTGGTCGCGATCGGCAACCCCTTCGGGCTGGACCACTCGGTCGCCCACGGCATGGTGTCCGCGAAGGAGCGCATCCTCGGGGTGGGCATCTTCGACGACTTCATCCAGACGGACGCGCTCATCAACCCGGGCAACTCGGGCGGGCCGCTGTTCAACATGCGCGGTGAGGTGGTGGGCGTGAACACGGCCATCATCAGCCAGGGGCAGGGCATCGGCTTCGCGGTGCCCATCAACCTGGTGAAGGAGCTGCTGCCCAACCTGCGCGAGAACGGGCGCGCGGTGCGCGGCTGGCTCGGGGTGAGCCTGAAGAACGAGCCCAGCGCGCCGGGCGCCGAGGGCCTCGCCGACACGGGCGTGGCCGAGGTGGAGACGGTGTTCCGCGACAGCCCCGCCGCGCGCGCCGGCATCCGGCCCGGGGACCGGCTCGTGGGGGTGAACGGGAAGGCCACCGGCGACTACCAGCAGCTCAAGCGGCGCGTGAAGCTGATGGCGCCGGGCACCGAGGCCACCTTCACCCTCAAGCGCGGCCGCGAGGTGCGCGAGGTGCGCGTCACCATCGGCGTGCCGCCGGCGCAGGAGCCGCTCGAGGCGCTGCAGGGCCCCGGCAACCTGGACCGCGTGGGGCTGGTGGTGGCGGACCTGCCGGCGGAGGCCGCCGCGGCCGCCGGCTACAAGCCCTTCGCGGGCGTGCTCGTGGTGGGCGTGACCCCCGGCGGCAGCGCGCAGGCGGCGGGCCTGCGCGAGGGAGACCTCGTGGTGGAGGTCAACCGCAAGCGCGTGCGGGACGTGGCCGGCGTGCGCAGCGTGCTGGAGGGCGCGAGCCCCGCGGCGGACCTGCTCCTGCGCGTGCAGCGCGGAGACGCGCTGCAGTACGTGGTGCTCAAGCCCTCCTGA
- a CDS encoding Glu/Leu/Phe/Val dehydrogenase: MASEENFMRAPATTEPRRTIYTEAMEIFDRAADLIDLDKRVRLELEEPDYEHIFYVTAKLKDRLVPLLPEEAKAFNDLPVTQVRNPEGLERLADGKIILNGRALLGSDVAIRRGHLRLPDGGVYQLVPGESQRFKAYRVQHNQARGPYKGGIRYHREVSLDLFKALAAEMTWKTAISEVPFGGGKGGIQIDPRHYGKEELANITLRFMYKLKGLIGPNIDIPAPDVGTNGEIMALMYRQYSDGERERHNMRGIVTGKDVRIGGSEGRAAATGQGVAFCIEDYYAEKGETLKGKTFIMQGFGNVGSHGAQILCQMGARLLAVNDADGTIFNGDGIDVNALMAYVADPKNLKRSVLGFPGAQKIEKKDLWEVQADILVPAALGGEITADVAERLKVKLIAEGANGPTTPEADRVLQRRGIEMIPDIIANAGGVTVSYYEWIQNKRMERWSEAEVNQRLEHAMKRNYRIIRDISRNQPRKTEMHDSRRFCIGREVDTRCAAMILALKRIEAHYLLEGFSQ, from the coding sequence ATGGCCAGCGAAGAGAACTTCATGCGCGCCCCGGCGACCACCGAGCCCCGGCGGACCATCTACACGGAGGCGATGGAGATCTTCGACCGCGCAGCCGACCTCATCGACCTCGACAAGCGCGTGCGCTTGGAGCTCGAGGAGCCCGACTACGAGCACATCTTCTACGTCACCGCGAAGCTGAAGGACCGGCTCGTGCCCCTGCTGCCCGAGGAGGCGAAGGCCTTCAACGACCTGCCGGTGACCCAGGTGCGCAACCCCGAGGGCCTCGAGCGCCTCGCGGACGGCAAGATCATCCTCAACGGCCGCGCGCTGCTCGGCTCGGACGTGGCCATCCGCCGCGGCCACCTGCGCCTGCCGGACGGCGGCGTGTACCAGCTCGTCCCCGGCGAGAGCCAGCGCTTCAAGGCCTACCGCGTGCAGCACAACCAGGCGCGCGGCCCCTACAAGGGCGGCATCCGCTACCACCGCGAGGTGAGCCTGGACCTCTTCAAGGCGCTCGCCGCGGAGATGACCTGGAAGACGGCCATCAGCGAGGTCCCGTTCGGCGGCGGCAAGGGCGGCATCCAGATCGATCCGCGCCACTACGGCAAGGAGGAGCTCGCCAACATCACCCTGCGCTTCATGTACAAGCTCAAGGGGCTGATCGGGCCGAACATCGACATCCCCGCCCCGGACGTGGGCACCAACGGGGAGATCATGGCGCTCATGTACCGCCAGTACTCGGACGGTGAGCGCGAGCGCCACAACATGCGCGGCATCGTCACCGGCAAGGACGTGCGCATCGGCGGCTCCGAGGGCCGTGCGGCGGCGACCGGCCAGGGCGTGGCCTTCTGCATCGAGGACTACTACGCGGAGAAGGGCGAGACCCTCAAGGGCAAGACCTTCATCATGCAGGGCTTCGGCAACGTGGGCAGCCACGGCGCGCAGATCCTCTGCCAGATGGGCGCGCGCCTGCTCGCGGTGAACGACGCGGACGGCACCATCTTCAACGGCGACGGCATCGACGTGAACGCCCTCATGGCGTACGTGGCCGACCCGAAGAACCTCAAGCGCAGCGTGCTCGGCTTCCCGGGCGCCCAGAAGATCGAGAAGAAGGATCTCTGGGAGGTGCAGGCGGACATCCTCGTGCCGGCGGCGCTCGGCGGCGAGATCACCGCGGACGTGGCGGAGCGGCTCAAGGTGAAGCTGATCGCCGAGGGCGCCAACGGCCCCACCACCCCCGAGGCCGACCGCGTGCTGCAGCGCCGCGGCATCGAGATGATCCCGGACATCATCGCCAACGCGGGCGGCGTGACGGTGAGCTACTACGAGTGGATCCAGAACAAGCGGATGGAGCGCTGGAGCGAGGCCGAGGTGAACCAGCGCCTCGAGCACGCGATGAAGCGCAACTACCGCATCATCCGCGACATCTCGCGCAACCAGCCGCGCAAGACCGAGATGCACGACAGCCGCCGCTTCTGCATCGGCCGCGAGGTGGACACCCGCTGCGCCGCGATGATCCTCGCGCTCAAGCGCATCGAGGCCCACTACCTCCTCGAGGGCTTCTCGCAGTAG